The following coding sequences are from one Salvia hispanica cultivar TCC Black 2014 chromosome 3, UniMelb_Shisp_WGS_1.0, whole genome shotgun sequence window:
- the LOC125210858 gene encoding uncharacterized protein LOC125210858, giving the protein MSSSSSRSSDSSVNLNKKKTNSAEKKKKKAIAEYSCDWNIGVVEILINVYEQYVDKKVEAGHSSHIHFECKEWMSMCDTFQAELGEAGLWFDEDQTIEVSEMRSKIMAMKNAPSPELEAIKNHNVELWEKWCKCCSLTENTGKSGSIQTQSSHKTSTSRGVKSGLQKLKLSKLCDDAFAILNDMDITPDVYMRAATMIVNTEDHYIVKEFTQLNKSDRLSYLMNVMLQN; this is encoded by the exons ATGTCTTCCTCAAGCAGCAGGTCAAGCGATAGCAGTGTAAATCTCAACAAGAAAAAGACGAACAGCgcagaaaagaagaagaagaaggccaTTGCTGAGTATTCCTGTGATTGGAATATTGGTGTGGTTGAGATTCTGATCAACGTATACGAGCAATACGTTGATAAAAAAGTCGAGGCCGGTCACTCCAGCCACATCCATTTCGAGTGCAAGGAATGGATGAGTATGTGTGACACCTTCCAAGCCGAACTTGGAGAAGCCGGTTTATGGTTCGACGAGGATCAAACTATTGAAGTTTCAGAAATGCGCAGCAAGATAATGGCTATGAAAAACGCGCCATCTCCTGAACTG GAGgctattaaaaatcataatgttGAGCTGTGGGAGAAGTGGTGCAAGTGTTGTTCTCTAACGGAAAACACTGGTAAGAGCGGCTCGATCCAAACACAAAGTTCACATAAAACCAGTACAAGCAGAGGTGTGAAATCTGGTctccaaaaattgaaactgTCAAAGCTGTGTGATGATGCATTTGCAATCCTGAATGATATGGATATCACACCTGATGTCTACATGCGTGCTGCCACAATGATAGTCAATACTGAAGATCATTACATAGTTAAGGAGTTCACTCAACTCAACAAATCTGACCGACTTTCCTATTTGATGAATGTCATGCTTCAAAACTAG